The Manihot esculenta cultivar AM560-2 chromosome 11, M.esculenta_v8, whole genome shotgun sequence genome includes a region encoding these proteins:
- the LOC110625615 gene encoding uncharacterized protein LOC110625615 has translation MESGYGRGLENHVVGYFAELYTQQDTLHTEITKCVKARVTVEHNMDLTRPLTDDEIKAAAFSMHSDKSPGDDGFNPGFYKRYWYIVGSEVISECKKWFIEGVLPEEINNTNIALASRLRSVLPNIISEMQSAFVGGRLITDNVIVANEMVHYMRGLRMGKVGYAALKLDITKAYDRLEWSYIESILVALGFDEKWINLMMICVTTVRYNILLRESIIGPIVPLRGLRQGDLLSPSLFIIGAKGLSALILKKEEVGALHGCRICERAPTVSHLLFADDSYLFFKANEAEGETIRLLLETYKQDSGQEDLLCQNLGVTEDVDSERYLGMPIMKLMNKYWWGKVRRMKWDRICESKNDGGLGFRNLRVFNLAMLAKQDWTLLVMDTCLVARVMRANIWKAKKVILRGARVRVGDGQDINVWNNSWLSNADDGKVTTQRSEENMHLRVCDLIDEQVRAWDVPKIFVVFNERDKSMCDFAKNCWSFMGLSWPVDRSGDVKEWLSSAFDTFDLDQRASVAASRWQFGRIETAWLGQLSDDSDCKWKKPNAGWTKANVDAAMLESKGAVGQCLEMTRAYLLVAIVKFSKAFLIRR, from the exons ATGGAGAGTGGTTATGGTCGGGGTTTGGAGAACCATGTTGTTGGATACTTTGCAGAGCTCTACACTCAACAGGACACTTTGCATACTGAAATCACGAAATGTGTAAAAGCAAGAGTCACTGTGGAACATAATATGGATCTTACACGTCCTTTAACTGATGATGAGATTAAGGCAGCTGCATTTTCGATGCATTCAGATAAATCGCCAGGAGATGACGGGTTTAATCCAGGATTCTATAAACGGTATTGGTATATTGTTGGCAGTGAGGTTATTTCAGAGTGCAAGAAGTGGTTTATTGAAGGTGTTCTTCCTGAGGAAATTAATAATACCAACATT GCATTGGCAAGCAGATTGCGTAGTGTGCTCCCAAATATCATCTCTGAAATGCAAAGTGCATTTGTGGGCGGTCGGTTAATCACTGACAATGTTATAGTGGCTAACGAGATGGTACATTACATGCGAGGATTGCGGATGGGTAAAGTGGGGTATGCAGCACTAAAACTTGATATAACAAAGGCTTATGACCGCTTGGAGTGGAGCTACATTGAATCAATATTGGTTGCATTGGGGTTTGATGAGAAATGgattaatttgatgatgatatgTGTCACAACTGTTCGTTACAATATTCTTCTGAGGGAGTCGATAATAGGTCCCATTGTTCCATTAAGGGGATTGAGACAAGGAGATCTTTTGTCCCCTTCACTGTTTATCATTGGGGCAAAAGGTCTCTCAGCTTTAATTctgaagaaagaagaagttggAGCCCTTCATGGATGTCGTATTTGTGAACGAGCACCAACAGTTAGCCATCTCCTATTTGCGGATGATTCATACCTATTTTTCAAAGCTAATGAAGCTGAAGGGGAAACGATCAGGCTGTTGTTGGAGACTTATAAACAGGATTCTGGGCAGGAG GACTTGCTTTGTCAGAATTTAGGCGTGACTGAGGATGTGGACTCTGAACGATATTTGGGTATGCCTattatg AAGCTGATGAATAAGTACTGGTGGGGTAAAGTAAGGAGGATGAAATGGGATAGAATTTGTGAGAGTAAGAATGATGGAGGTTTGGGCTTTCGAAATTTGCGTGTTTTCAATTTAGCTATGCTAGCTAAACAGGACTGGACGTTGTTGGTTATGGATACGTGCTTGGTGGCTCGTGTTATGAGAGCAAA TATTTGGAAAGCAAAGAAAGTTATTCTCCGTGGAGCACGAGTTAGAGTGGGTGATGGACAAGACATCAATGTATGGAACAACTCTTGGTTGTCTAATGCTGATGATGGTAAAGTCACAACCCAAAGAAGTGAGGAGAATATGCATCTTAGAGTGTGTGATCTTATAGATGAGCAAGTTAGAGCGTGGGATGTGCCAAAGATCTTTGTTGTATTTAATGAAAGGGACAAGAG CATGTGCGACTTTGCTAAGAATTGCtggagttttatgggtttgAGTTGGCCTGTTGATAGGTCTGGCGATGTTAAGGAGTGGTTGAGTTCTGCTTTTGACACTTTTGATCTGGATCAAAGGGCTAGTGTGGCTGCGAGTCGTTGGCAATTTGGAAGAATAGAAACCGCGTG GTTAGGGCAATTATCTGATGACTCAGATTGCAAATGGAAGAAGCCGAATGCTGGTTGGACTAAAGCTAATGTTGATGCAGCTATGCTTGAGTCAAAAGGAGCAGTGGGACAGTGTTTAGAGATGACGAGGGCATATTTATTGGTGGCTATAGTAAAATTTTCGAAGGCATTTCTGATCCGACGCTGA